In the Pseudonocardia cypriaca genome, one interval contains:
- a CDS encoding alpha/beta fold hydrolase, which produces MARELVADHHGHRIHVEERPGDEPAIVLMHGFPDNRHLYDRVLPFLDGRRVVTFDFLGWGRSDKPVGYPHTATNQIGEVGAVMDALDLDEAVLVAHDASGPPAIDWAFSHPRRVAGLVLLNTYYGWHPALRAPEAIALYSTPVLRNLARAVVRRNERLDERLFTWQVGRFIRDADVRAELVPQLYADFRAARPAFWRLNDDLLGTVVSRRLRSGRLRDFDRPVRIVFGAADPYLNRRVAKRLHRLFPTSELHLLPTARHYVQVDEPQRVADLISSTGA; this is translated from the coding sequence ATGGCCCGCGAGCTCGTTGCCGACCACCACGGCCACCGGATCCACGTCGAGGAGCGCCCCGGCGACGAACCCGCGATCGTGCTCATGCACGGCTTCCCCGACAACCGGCACCTCTACGACCGGGTGCTGCCCTTCCTCGACGGGCGGCGGGTCGTCACGTTCGACTTCCTGGGCTGGGGACGTTCCGACAAGCCGGTCGGATATCCGCACACGGCGACCAACCAGATCGGCGAGGTCGGCGCGGTGATGGACGCGCTCGACCTCGACGAGGCGGTGCTGGTGGCGCACGACGCCTCCGGCCCGCCCGCGATCGACTGGGCGTTCTCCCACCCGCGGCGCGTGGCCGGGCTGGTGCTGCTCAACACCTACTACGGCTGGCACCCGGCGTTGCGCGCCCCGGAGGCGATCGCGCTCTACTCCACCCCGGTGCTCCGCAACCTCGCCCGGGCGGTGGTCCGGCGCAACGAGCGGCTCGACGAGCGTCTGTTCACCTGGCAGGTCGGCCGGTTCATCCGTGACGCGGATGTGCGCGCCGAGCTCGTCCCGCAGCTCTACGCGGACTTCCGGGCCGCGCGTCCGGCGTTCTGGCGGCTCAACGACGACCTGTTGGGCACGGTCGTCAGCCGGCGGCTGCGCTCGGGCCGGCTGCGCGACTTCGACCGGCCGGTCCGGATCGTGTTCGGCGCGGCCGACCCGTACCTGAACCGGCGGGTCGCGAAGCGCCTGCACCGCCTCTTCCCGACCTCCGAGCTGCACCTGCTCCCGACGGCGCGGCACTACGTCCAGGTCGACGAGCCGCAGCGGGTCGCCGACCTGATCAGCTCGACGGGCGCCTGA
- a CDS encoding dihydrofolate reductase family protein: protein MSTVMFDISMSLDGFFSATGSTPDEPLGPGGQRLTEWAMGADPGSNRLLAAALPGLGAIICGRRTYDTSLKWWQADGPTGPARVPLFVVTHRDAGEVPADSVYSFVTGGVEAALEQARAVAGDRDVAVMGGADLGRQFLRAGLLDRIGIHLVPVLFGHGRRLFDDIGPDHIRLEVESVVDTPPATHLIYRVVK from the coding sequence ATGAGCACGGTGATGTTCGACATCAGCATGTCGCTGGACGGCTTTTTCAGCGCTACCGGTAGTACACCCGACGAGCCGCTCGGGCCGGGCGGTCAGCGGCTGACGGAATGGGCGATGGGTGCCGACCCGGGTAGCAACCGGCTGCTGGCCGCGGCCCTCCCCGGCCTGGGCGCCATCATCTGCGGGCGGCGGACCTACGACACCTCGCTGAAGTGGTGGCAGGCCGACGGCCCGACCGGGCCGGCCCGCGTGCCGTTGTTCGTCGTCACCCACCGGGACGCGGGGGAGGTGCCCGCCGACAGCGTGTACAGCTTCGTCACGGGAGGGGTCGAAGCCGCGCTGGAGCAGGCCCGCGCGGTCGCCGGGGATCGGGACGTCGCCGTGATGGGTGGTGCGGACCTCGGCCGGCAGTTCCTCCGGGCGGGCCTGCTCGACCGGATCGGGATCCACCTCGTGCCCGTGCTGTTCGGCCATGGCCGGCGCCTGTTCGACGACATCGGACCCGACCACATCCGGCTGGAGGTGGAGAGCGTGGTCGACACACCGCCGGCAACCCACCTGATCTACCGCGTCGTGAAGTGA
- a CDS encoding MarR family winged helix-turn-helix transcriptional regulator — MEGRPGAALFRLVRYWSRRWILQASEELTGEQRRVQDILVLDAVAAASRHDPEVAVTDVAHQLGIDRSGASRFVTAAVEHGYLERRASAADARRAVLTLTPAGHELLTGSHAWQEEAFARLTAGWDPEDATRFAGYLQRLESELP, encoded by the coding sequence GTGGAGGGAAGGCCGGGGGCAGCGCTGTTCCGCCTCGTGCGGTACTGGTCGCGCCGCTGGATCCTGCAGGCCTCGGAGGAGCTGACCGGGGAACAGCGCCGTGTGCAGGACATCCTCGTGCTCGACGCCGTGGCCGCCGCGTCCCGGCACGACCCCGAGGTGGCGGTGACCGACGTCGCGCACCAGCTGGGCATCGACCGCTCCGGCGCCAGCCGGTTCGTGACCGCGGCGGTGGAGCACGGGTACCTGGAGCGCCGGGCGTCTGCGGCCGACGCGCGGCGTGCCGTCCTCACCCTCACCCCGGCCGGCCACGAGCTGCTGACCGGTTCGCACGCCTGGCAGGAGGAGGCTTTCGCCCGACTGACGGCCGGCTGGGACCCGGAAGACGCCACCCGGTTCGCCGGATACCTGCAGCGACTGGAATCGGAACTGCCCTGA
- a CDS encoding MFS transporter has translation MHASMRGRELAFAALLLGMLVSQLEGTIVVAALPAIGADLGQPEAAPAVFTTSLLAVTVSTPVHGALGDRLGRRAVFVAALLLFTAGSLASAVAPTFPALLAARVLQGIGGGGLVVTAISALGELFDARERIGRQIWSTAVFAVSSLAGPPLGGLVAATAGWRWVFALPLPICAVALALGWRSVPRRRERRAGSFDVAGAALVAVGGAALVALGSSDALGSDPLRAPVLVGAVLVCAAAFVHVERRAANPLVPPRLFAIAPLARAVAVTALSGVALFGTFAFVPLALATGLGTGTAVTGTLLLALTGGQLAASTAFSVLARRRPALAPWGRLALALGIAGLGLLAALPQLDGGPLAHAVAVVALAMAGAALGLSMAAYTLLGMGLAPADGMGATMATLMFARQLGGSLGAAAFGWLLLAAPDPAAGLTAVLAVAAAVVAAALVIAPRQPAVDRAGVTPPAPPGTTGADAR, from the coding sequence GTGCACGCATCTATGAGGGGGCGGGAGCTCGCGTTCGCCGCGCTGCTCCTCGGCATGCTGGTGTCGCAGCTGGAGGGCACGATCGTGGTGGCGGCCCTGCCGGCGATCGGTGCCGACCTCGGGCAGCCCGAGGCCGCGCCCGCCGTCTTCACCACCTCCCTGCTCGCGGTCACCGTGTCGACCCCGGTCCACGGGGCGCTCGGTGACCGGCTCGGACGCAGGGCCGTGTTCGTCGCAGCTTTGCTGCTGTTCACGGCCGGCTCGCTGGCCTCGGCGGTCGCGCCGACGTTCCCGGCCCTCCTCGCCGCCCGCGTGCTGCAGGGCATCGGCGGCGGCGGTCTGGTCGTCACCGCGATCAGCGCGCTCGGCGAGCTATTCGACGCCCGCGAGCGCATCGGCCGTCAGATCTGGAGCACCGCCGTGTTCGCCGTCTCGTCGCTCGCCGGGCCGCCGCTGGGCGGGCTGGTGGCCGCCACCGCGGGCTGGCGCTGGGTGTTCGCGCTGCCCCTGCCGATCTGCGCCGTCGCGCTGGCGCTGGGATGGCGGTCGGTGCCGCGGCGGCGGGAGCGCCGGGCGGGCTCGTTCGACGTCGCAGGAGCCGCGCTGGTCGCGGTGGGAGGCGCCGCACTGGTCGCGCTCGGGTCGAGCGACGCACTGGGCAGCGACCCGCTCCGGGCGCCGGTGCTCGTCGGCGCGGTACTGGTCTGCGCCGCCGCGTTCGTGCACGTCGAGCGGCGCGCAGCGAACCCGCTCGTCCCGCCCCGCCTGTTCGCGATCGCCCCGCTCGCCCGCGCCGTGGCGGTCACCGCGCTCTCGGGCGTCGCCCTGTTCGGGACGTTCGCGTTCGTCCCGCTCGCACTGGCCACCGGCCTCGGCACGGGAACCGCGGTCACGGGCACCCTGCTGCTCGCCCTCACGGGGGGCCAGCTCGCGGCGAGCACGGCGTTCTCGGTGCTGGCCCGCCGCCGTCCGGCGCTCGCGCCGTGGGGCCGGCTCGCGCTGGCGCTCGGCATCGCAGGCCTCGGACTGCTCGCCGCGCTCCCCCAGCTCGACGGCGGGCCGCTCGCTCACGCCGTGGCCGTGGTGGCACTCGCCATGGCAGGCGCGGCGCTCGGCCTCAGCATGGCGGCGTACACGCTGCTGGGAATGGGCCTGGCGCCGGCCGACGGCATGGGCGCGACGATGGCGACGCTGATGTTCGCCCGCCAGCTGGGCGGCTCGCTGGGCGCGGCCGCGTTCGGCTGGCTCCTGCTCGCCGCGCCCGATCCGGCCGCAGGCCTGACCGCCGTACTCGCCGTCGCCGCCGCCGTGGTCGCCGCGGCACTCGTGATCGCCCCGCGTCAGCCGGCCGTGGATCGCGCCGGGGTCACGCCTCCAGCACCTCCCGGAACGACCGGGGCGGACGCCCGGTGA
- a CDS encoding NmrA family NAD(P)-binding protein, producing MTVLVTGGTGTTGSRVVAAVRERGVPVRVASRRPGKGQVRFEWADPGTHADALDGVRGVYLVAPIGVADPAPLVAPFLETARERGVRRVVLLSSSAVPEGAPGLGELHRMVCAAVPEPTVLRPSWFMQNFLGDHPHARSARADGEIVSATGSGRVAFVDAGDIAAVAAHVLADEEPHVGEYVLTGPEALSYADVATILSEVMGRPVRHRAVGVAELTERFVGAGYPADFAAVLAALDAMIAHGAEDRTTSVVRDVTGRPPRSFREVLEA from the coding sequence GTGACGGTCCTCGTCACGGGCGGCACCGGGACCACCGGCAGCCGGGTCGTCGCCGCCGTCCGAGAGCGTGGCGTTCCGGTGCGCGTGGCGAGTCGCCGTCCGGGGAAGGGGCAGGTCCGCTTCGAGTGGGCCGACCCCGGCACGCACGCCGACGCGCTGGACGGGGTGCGCGGCGTCTACCTGGTGGCCCCCATCGGCGTCGCCGACCCCGCGCCGCTCGTGGCGCCGTTCCTCGAAACGGCACGGGAACGCGGCGTGCGGCGGGTGGTGCTGCTCAGCTCCTCCGCGGTGCCGGAGGGCGCGCCCGGACTGGGCGAGCTGCACCGGATGGTGTGCGCCGCGGTCCCGGAGCCCACGGTGCTGCGTCCGTCGTGGTTCATGCAGAACTTCCTCGGCGACCACCCGCACGCCAGGTCCGCGCGGGCCGACGGCGAGATCGTCTCGGCGACCGGCAGCGGCCGCGTCGCCTTCGTCGACGCGGGCGACATCGCGGCGGTGGCCGCGCACGTACTCGCCGACGAGGAGCCGCACGTCGGCGAGTACGTGCTCACCGGCCCCGAGGCCCTGAGCTACGCCGACGTCGCCACGATCCTGAGCGAGGTCATGGGGCGGCCCGTGCGGCACCGGGCCGTCGGCGTGGCGGAGCTGACCGAGCGCTTCGTCGGCGCCGGGTACCCGGCCGACTTCGCCGCCGTGCTCGCCGCGCTGGACGCCATGATCGCCCACGGCGCCGAGGACCGCACCACGTCGGTCGTGCGGGACGTCACCGGGCGTCCGCCCCGGTCGTTCCGGGAGGTGCTGGAGGCGTGA
- a CDS encoding nuclear transport factor 2 family protein: MTTLEVVDRAMDLLLAHDMAGFAGLWAVDGTIEFPFAPAGYPQRLEGRAAVAEYLRDYTDHVDLRAITSRTVHQTVDPDVVVVEFEVDGTAVRTGRPYRMRYISVITVRDGEITGYRDYWSPVAAAEALGGVEDLTAFAGGGR; encoded by the coding sequence ATGACAACACTCGAGGTCGTCGACCGGGCCATGGACCTGCTGCTCGCGCACGACATGGCGGGGTTCGCGGGGCTGTGGGCCGTCGACGGGACGATCGAGTTCCCGTTCGCGCCCGCCGGGTACCCGCAGCGCCTGGAGGGGCGCGCCGCGGTCGCGGAGTACCTGCGCGACTACACCGACCACGTCGACCTGCGGGCGATCACCAGCCGGACGGTGCACCAGACCGTCGATCCGGACGTCGTGGTCGTCGAGTTCGAGGTGGACGGCACCGCCGTGCGCACCGGGCGGCCGTACCGGATGCGCTACATCTCGGTGATCACCGTGCGGGACGGCGAGATCACCGGCTACCGCGACTACTGGAGCCCGGTCGCCGCGGCGGAGGCGCTCGGTGGCGTGGAGGACCTGACCGCGTTCGCCGGCGGTGGCCGGTGA
- a CDS encoding TetR/AcrR family transcriptional regulator, which translates to MKRTPTGAAVLQPEVTAAITEAVLDELADTGYGKLSMEAVARRAGVGKSALYRRWPSKQEMVMAVLADFSLELATAPDTGSLRGDLVTLLRALTDWLTHPRFSRILPDLAAEGVRNPEVAEAVRAAIGEPRRRVGAAVLRRAVDRGELSADTDLEMALDLIAAPVYWRLSVRRAPAEPGYLDHLADVVLRALKGDPS; encoded by the coding sequence GTGAAGCGAACGCCGACCGGAGCGGCCGTCCTCCAGCCCGAGGTCACCGCGGCCATCACCGAGGCCGTGCTCGACGAGCTGGCCGACACCGGCTACGGCAAGCTCTCGATGGAGGCCGTCGCCCGGCGGGCGGGCGTCGGCAAGAGCGCGCTCTACCGGCGCTGGCCGTCGAAGCAGGAGATGGTCATGGCCGTGCTGGCCGACTTCAGCCTCGAACTGGCGACGGCACCCGACACCGGCTCGCTGCGCGGCGACCTCGTCACCCTCCTGCGCGCGCTGACGGACTGGCTCACCCACCCCCGCTTCTCGCGGATCCTCCCCGACCTGGCCGCCGAGGGAGTCCGCAACCCGGAGGTCGCGGAGGCCGTGCGCGCGGCGATCGGCGAGCCGCGGCGCAGGGTCGGCGCCGCCGTGCTGCGCCGCGCCGTCGATCGTGGTGAGCTGTCGGCCGACACCGACCTCGAGATGGCCCTCGACCTGATCGCCGCGCCCGTCTACTGGCGGCTCTCGGTCCGCAGGGCCCCGGCCGAGCCCGGGTACCTCGACCACCTCGCCGACGTCGTGCTGCGCGCGTTGAAGGGGGATCCGTCATGA
- a CDS encoding acyl-CoA dehydrogenase encodes MTLLLSRRDLEFLLYDWLDAESLHSEHSRETFDAVLDLAAEVAAEHFAPHNKRADAEEPTFDGGRVHMIPEVRKALDVLAQTGLVASSTELPHVVSTAAFAYFQAANPGTWAYPFLTIAAANLLRAHGTPEQVETYVEPMVEGRFHGTMCLSEPQAGSSLADITTRAEPQADGTYRLFGNKMWISAGEHELGENIVHLVLAKIPGGPPGVKGISLFLVPKLLPDGRRNDIALAGLNHKMGYRGTTNTLLNFGEGAGAVGQLVGPEHGGLACMFHMMNEARVGVGAGAAALGYTGYLKSLDYARTRTQGRATSAKDPAAPPVPIIEHPDVRRMLLAQKCYAEGALALVLYCGRLLDDQNTGPDPDRARLLLDVLTPIAKSWPSQWCVAANDLAIQVHGGYGYTREYDVEQHYRDNRLNPIHEGTHGIQALDLLGRKVVIQGGAGLALLREIVAATCARATTGEAAELAAQLDAVWDRIVAVTARIHADPHPERLADATTYLEAVGHAAVAWIWLEQYLACGDRDEPFHRGKRQAARYFFRRELPRTGPQLDLLAALDRTTVEMEPDWF; translated from the coding sequence ATGACGCTGCTGCTCTCGCGCCGGGACCTGGAGTTCCTGCTCTACGACTGGCTCGACGCCGAGTCCCTGCACAGCGAGCACTCCCGCGAGACCTTCGACGCCGTGCTCGACCTCGCCGCCGAGGTGGCCGCGGAGCACTTCGCGCCGCACAACAAGCGGGCCGACGCCGAGGAGCCCACCTTCGACGGCGGCCGCGTCCACATGATCCCCGAGGTCCGCAAGGCCCTCGACGTGCTCGCGCAGACCGGGCTGGTCGCGAGCAGCACCGAGCTGCCGCACGTCGTCTCCACCGCGGCCTTCGCGTACTTCCAGGCCGCCAACCCGGGCACGTGGGCCTACCCGTTCCTGACGATCGCGGCCGCCAACCTGCTGCGCGCGCACGGCACGCCCGAGCAGGTCGAGACGTACGTGGAGCCGATGGTCGAGGGCCGCTTCCACGGCACCATGTGCCTCTCCGAGCCGCAGGCGGGCTCGTCGCTGGCCGACATCACCACCCGCGCCGAACCACAGGCCGACGGCACGTACCGGCTGTTCGGCAACAAGATGTGGATCTCCGCGGGCGAGCACGAGCTCGGCGAGAACATCGTCCACCTCGTGCTCGCCAAGATCCCCGGCGGACCACCTGGCGTGAAGGGCATCTCGCTGTTCCTCGTGCCGAAGCTCCTGCCCGACGGGCGGCGCAACGACATCGCGCTCGCCGGGCTCAACCACAAGATGGGCTACCGAGGCACCACCAACACCCTGCTCAACTTCGGCGAGGGCGCGGGCGCCGTCGGCCAGCTCGTCGGGCCGGAGCACGGCGGGCTGGCCTGCATGTTCCACATGATGAACGAGGCCAGGGTCGGCGTCGGCGCGGGCGCGGCCGCCCTCGGCTACACCGGCTACCTCAAGTCCCTCGACTACGCCCGCACCCGCACCCAGGGCCGGGCGACGTCCGCGAAGGACCCGGCCGCGCCGCCCGTCCCGATCATCGAGCACCCGGACGTCCGACGGATGCTGCTCGCGCAGAAGTGCTACGCCGAGGGCGCCCTCGCGCTGGTGCTCTACTGCGGCCGCCTGCTCGACGACCAGAACACCGGCCCCGACCCGGACCGCGCCCGGCTCCTGCTCGACGTGCTCACCCCGATCGCGAAGAGCTGGCCGTCGCAGTGGTGCGTGGCGGCCAACGACCTGGCCATCCAGGTGCACGGCGGCTACGGCTACACCCGCGAGTACGACGTCGAGCAGCACTACCGCGACAACCGGCTCAACCCGATCCACGAGGGCACCCACGGCATCCAGGCCCTCGACCTCCTCGGTCGCAAGGTCGTCATCCAGGGCGGCGCCGGGCTGGCCCTGCTGCGCGAGATCGTCGCCGCCACGTGCGCCCGCGCCACCACCGGCGAGGCGGCCGAGCTGGCCGCCCAGCTCGACGCGGTGTGGGACCGGATCGTCGCGGTCACCGCGCGCATCCACGCCGACCCCCACCCGGAGCGGCTGGCCGACGCCACCACCTACCTGGAGGCCGTCGGCCACGCCGCCGTCGCGTGGATCTGGCTCGAGCAGTACCTGGCCTGCGGCGACCGGGACGAGCCGTTCCACCGCGGGAAGCGGCAGGCGGCCCGCTACTTCTTCCGCCGCGAGCTGCCCCGCACCGGCCCGCAGCTCGACCTGCTCGCCGCGCTCGACCGCACCACGGTGGAGATGGAACCCGACTGGTTCTAG
- a CDS encoding helix-turn-helix domain-containing protein, which translates to MGMRSGTLIRRRQLARILRDLRRRSGFTIEDLAPQLDFSASKLSRIENAHQGVDVHVVRTMMDIFGVTGDQWEALLTLTREASAKGWWRAYGLDDQGYVPLEAEASAVREYTVNYLPGLLQTADYARALFESSLHVGSRAVRENDVEVRMIRQQRLTDPENPLTLVAVIEEAAVRRVIGDPDVMCAQLAHVLEAAELETVTVQVLPSGVGAHPSVTGAFIVLSFERMGEPDIGYVEHPMGSIHIEKAEDVARGRVVFDHLRSRALSPEESAALIERVATQM; encoded by the coding sequence ATGGGCATGCGCAGCGGCACCCTGATCCGCAGGCGGCAGCTCGCGCGGATCCTGCGCGACCTGCGGCGGAGGTCCGGCTTCACCATCGAGGACCTCGCTCCCCAGCTGGACTTCTCCGCGAGCAAGCTCAGCCGCATCGAGAACGCCCACCAGGGCGTCGACGTCCACGTGGTGCGCACGATGATGGACATCTTCGGCGTCACCGGTGACCAGTGGGAGGCCCTCCTCACCCTCACCCGCGAGGCCAGCGCCAAGGGCTGGTGGCGCGCCTACGGGCTCGACGACCAGGGCTACGTGCCGCTGGAGGCCGAGGCGAGCGCCGTGCGCGAGTACACCGTGAACTACCTGCCCGGCCTGCTGCAGACCGCGGACTACGCGCGGGCCCTGTTCGAGAGCTCCCTGCACGTCGGCAGCCGGGCCGTGCGCGAGAACGACGTCGAGGTCCGCATGATCCGCCAGCAGCGCCTCACGGATCCGGAGAACCCGCTGACGCTCGTCGCAGTGATCGAGGAGGCCGCGGTGCGGCGGGTGATCGGCGACCCCGACGTGATGTGCGCCCAGCTCGCGCACGTGCTGGAGGCCGCTGAGCTCGAAACGGTCACCGTGCAGGTGCTGCCGTCGGGCGTGGGCGCGCACCCGAGCGTGACCGGCGCATTCATCGTGCTCAGCTTCGAGCGCATGGGAGAACCGGACATCGGCTACGTCGAGCACCCGATGGGCTCGATTCACATCGAGAAGGCCGAGGACGTCGCCAGGGGTAGGGTCGTGTTCGACCACCTGCGGTCGCGCGCGCTGAGCCCGGAGGAGTCGGCAGCCCTGATCGAGCGGGTGGCCACGCAGATGTGA
- a CDS encoding DUF397 domain-containing protein yields MPTPTFDGLVWRKSSFSGSGGASSGCVEVAPLLGGGMAVRDTKDRSRAAHLHSTPAWQAFLRGVRAGEFNRTI; encoded by the coding sequence ATGCCCACCCCCACCTTCGACGGCCTGGTCTGGCGCAAGAGCAGCTTCAGCGGCAGCGGCGGCGCCAGCAGCGGCTGCGTAGAGGTGGCCCCGCTCCTCGGCGGCGGCATGGCGGTCCGCGACACGAAGGACCGCTCCCGGGCGGCGCACCTCCACTCGACCCCGGCCTGGCAGGCATTCCTGCGGGGGGTCCGCGCGGGCGAGTTCAACCGGACGATCTAG